A window of Salvia splendens isolate huo1 chromosome 8, SspV2, whole genome shotgun sequence genomic DNA:
GACGAGCCCATTGCTCAACCATACAACAACCCCAAAGGGGACAATCACAGTTCAGCTACAGCAGGAAAAAAACAAGTAGAGGCAGTGGTATTCACTAAACCATCACTGTATTCATTCAATGCATTGAACATAAAGCAAGTATCCATTCACTAAGCAAGTAACGATCTGTGAGAATTGAACATTGATTTTAAACATGATATTTTGATGCTACAATTGCATAAAACATGCTTAGTTTACTTGTTTTCAATGTAACATGAAGTTATGTTCCCCTAAATAGAATGTTCAAGATTTAATGCATGAAATGAAAATGAACAAGATTTGTACTACTAAGCATTGCAACATCAAAACATCCAAACAATCATGATCATCAGAgttcaaacataaatcacatATTCAATTATTATTCATCCCAACTCCAACCATCAACATCACCTTCAATGGTAAAATGGACAAAACAGGAGCATATGCAATCTAAGAAATTTACACAATACAATCACAATCATGAGATTTTTAACCACCAAACACCAAAACCAGCAGGGATCATACCATAAGCACAATGCACGAAAACCGGGACGCCCTGAGACCGCTTCCCGCAAGCCCATTTCACAGCCCTCTCAATCTCCCCCGGGTCAGGGGAGCGAGTATCCCACGTGGGAATACAGAGGTAGGCGCTCCCCGTGAGCTCCCTCTTCCTCGGCAACTCACACGTGCAATCAATGATCGCGGGGTTGCCAGGTGGCAGCTTATCAGGGGCATAAGGCCACCCCCCAACATACAACCCCTCATCAATCTTGCTATATGGAGGCTCCCCACTGGTAAACCTCCTGATGAAGGAAAAAGCCCTCACGAAATAGAGGTAAGGGCTGTATATGATCAGAGACCAGATTGGGAAATTCCCATCTGACCCTTTGCCCAAAAGGATGGGTAGATTGATCGATGGATGGGAAGCGATGGAAATCAAGAATGACACGAGAGATGCATACAAGAAGGGGATTGATAGCAGAGTGAACTCGAACATTCggagggagaggaagaagatgaataaAGTTGCACACTTTAAGCCTATGAGGACAGATAAACCAACACCCATATTTCCTTTCTGCTCAATCTGTATGCATTCAAGCTCTGTGAACAAAAAAATGATCTTTAAAAAATTGCAGGCAGAAATATTTGAGTttcaagaatcaagaaacatTCGATTACACAGCAACTCGAGAGAATTAGAGATATCGAATGAGAAATCAATCAGATTAAGGGGTTTTCAATGGGTTTGTTTGTGGCGTGATGATTGGGGAAGTTTCAGGAAGAGTGAGATTTGACCTTTTAGGGTTCCTTTGTGtatttacatttatttattgaacgCCGTATTATATTTTCGTGTTATGAAATACTACTATGAAGCATGCAAATtacaatataattttaaaaaatataatgatcTCGTGAAACAAATCTTTGCAAAAATGTAGTCGTCAAACTTTTTAACAAAATTGACTCTGCAGTATGCAAATTGAAATTTTTGTGGGGTTTTTATCATCaaagaaaattaatatttcatccattttattttgtcatttttgttcaTATATTGTTATTTGTGTTATTTCACTAATGATAATTACACTCATTACCAGGGGCGGATCCAGAAAAAATTGCCAGTAAGGGCTCCACTAGGGCTTGAGGTGCAGTCGAGCAAAGGAGCGTTGCCGCGTTGGTGTCGCCGTGTCTCCGTGCAGCAGGCAGCAACGCTGGTGTCGCCGTGTATAAAAGAGAAGCGGCGTTCCGGGCCTTCGGATGGCGCGGGCGGTGGCTGTCCGCAGCGTCGTGCCTCGCCTCGATAGAGCGATGCGGCACCGCCGGCGAAGAGACGTTTCAGAGATATTTTAGAATTGGGGATTTTCAGTTTTGCTGCTTTTCTCGTTTTTTTATGTACTTTTTGTTACTGagttatttttaattagttattttgagtagtattttttattttaggctgaaatcaaattttattttagacCTTTTTATGGG
This region includes:
- the LOC121743381 gene encoding uncharacterized protein YnbD-like, whose protein sequence is MGVGLSVLIGLKCATLFIFFLSLRMFEFTLLSIPFLYASLVSFLISIASHPSINLPILLGKGSDGNFPIWSLIIYSPYLYFVRAFSFIRRFTSGEPPYSKIDEGLYVGGWPYAPDKLPPGNPAIIDCTCELPRKRELTGSAYLCIPTWDTRSPDPGEIERAVKWACGKRSQGVPVFVHCAYGHGRSVAVMCALLVALGLAEDWKTAEKIIKEKRPYIRMNALHRKALEEWSKDRLSTPKR